The DNA segment tttataacaaccGGTTGTTGTAGATGCTTTTGAGCACATCAAAAGTTCCAAGCGAAATATCTTTGATTTCCCAGAACAAGAAGTTCTCACTTTAACTTgaaaagaaattttattttcagatgaaagcagtgttttatttaactgcacactcatcacattttatttacggttatttatggcgtcagacatatggttaaggaccacacagatatagtgataggaaaccagctgtcgccacttcatgggctactcttttcgattctTGAAgctgcaagggatattttatatacaccatcccaccgacaggatagcacataccacagcatttgatataccaatcgtggtgcactggcttatTTTCAGATGAAACATAAAAGTGACAATTTTACATGTATAGTACTTTCATTCTTATCTTTTGTATCCATTAGATACCTTGAGTAACAATACGCTTCAGTGGTGTCAACACGCAAACAAACTTACATAAAAGGTTTACAATGTTGACAACCGATTATATAACCGATGATTGGTTGGTTCCATTAACCAATCATCAAACATGAAAATCCAACTAATTTCAACCACtagtaataatgttttgttttggtcaTTAGCACTAccgtacatatacatgtatatacaccaAATTCTGCAATATTTTGCTTTGGAAATCAGTCGCTTTGTGTGCAAATCTTACAATATTTAccaaacaaaaaaggaattaTGAGTCTTGTGGGGTAGGATCTATCTATGTTTGTATactgcttgcttgaggtgcttgcatcataggATCGATCCACCTCGGTGGCACTAGTTCAGTTTTTTCCAGTCCAACCAGTGACACATAACTGTTTTATGAAAGgctgttgtatatatatgtatgttctgTCCTATGTGTGAAAAAGtccatataaaaatatcttgctgttaattaaatggaaaaaagtagtcaaaattatcaaatgtttgacatccaagtaTTGATTGCTAATAAATCAGtctgctctagtagtgtcattaaacacaaaatTTTTATTAAGTTCTGTAGAAGCTTCTATTTTGATGtgtggcgggatgtagcccagtggtaaagcactcgcttgatgtgcggtcactttgggatcgatccacatcggtggtcccaatgggctatttctcattccagccagtgcgccacgacttttatatcaaatgccatggtatgtgctatcctgtctgtgggatggtttgtatatataagatccttgctactcatgaaaaaatgtggcgggtttcctctctctatgtTAACATtcccaaacgtttgacatccaatagatgatgattaataaatcaatgtgctctagtggtggtgttaaacaaaataaactttattttgatgtctaTTTTTTCTTTGGTATTTGCAGATCACCAAATATCTTCCAATGCAAGCAATGTTGCCAATATGAGTGGGATCAATGGGACAGACGAATCTTCCAGTCTCAATATGCAGAGGTCAACAGACAGCTGTAGGTGTACAGGAAATATGGTTCATTGTGAAATATAAgttagggtttctgccagagggtaaaaggAAATAATGATATACCCGAACAACTTTTAAAGTAgtggatatagagaataacatttatctcacgagcaaaagcaagtttgatacgtttttaaacagcaAATTGtgaggtaaatggtatctaacgaccattcatgtattattttatttcttacgtatcctcaaaaaccaggtttttagcaaattttaaaatctttttcaactaaaagttatttagtgCCATTGCACGTGTAGGTAACTTAtgtgtcacagacacatgatagtcgggttaactatacgtcacagtgtaatctatttccaccattttgtttttcattggatgcatggcactggtgacctggtcatcacctaggagctgccagtcgtatgtcttgaaattgttaacacacgtatgtgtgcaaacaaccatgtgttatcaaaaataacgggtgtgtaagaaacatttGAATAAGTTTTAGTAAGATTATAGTGTGAGGTCTACTGTTGAATTTCAAAAAGATTTCAACTCCATGACCATTTAGTAGGGGCACTTGTGATCTGtcctgtttttattatgtaccctcaaattattttctggtagAAAGCCTGTAAAGTGGTCAAATCTTTTTATGCACAGTGTTTAAACCTGTTGtcaaaggaaatattttttggTACGTCAATACAGTGTTCACACTTTGACTTGCCTATCGGGCAAGTGTtgacagcactttcacttgccTGACTGCAAATTGTAAAGTACATACATTTATCAATATCCAAACATATACGAtgagaacacatttattttggacatagaaaaatattttagtgtccgtcaataaaattaaataccatTCACTTGAAATATAGCTATCCAAGCAGATTACAATCCTTCCTTCTACCCGGACTGTTGTGTTagtataacattattttcatatattcATTGTATCTTAACATCGGtggctccattgggctatttctcattccatccagtgcttcacaactggtgtaacaaagtctgtggtatgtatgggtttcctctctcaatatgtttttattcaataCATATTacggagcgagacgtagcccagtgctaaatcgctcacttgatgcgcgctcggtctggaatcgatccccgccagtggaaCAGTTGgatatttctcactccagccaatgcaccatgactggtccaccgccatataaccgtaaataaaatgtgttgagtgcgtcgttaaataaacaaaaattccttcctttctatttTCAGATTTCATAACTGTCTCGTCACCAGACCAGGTGTCTGCCATGCAGTCTTTATTTCCTTCCACCCAGAGTTCTTCTAGTCACGGTGCCACAGATATGTTACTGGCATCAGCGAGCACACAGAGAAATACTTTAATGGACAACGTGTCGACATTGTCAAACACGCAGTGTATTTCTTCGAACATACAGACAGCAGATAATGTAGCCGATGCCTTGACTACTCAGACTGTTAGCATGATGGAAAACAATGCAAGAAACGGTTGTCCGCAGCAACCCGCTAATCAAAATAATCAAATGAATTCTCAGCAAATTGTGATGGACAATTCTGGCGGCAACACGAATGTGAAGACTATGGTGTCTGCCGACTCCTTAAACCTGCAGCAGAATGTGAATTCGCAGAATGTGGTGAGGAATCACGGGGAGTTAAATTCACCAAATGTTGCTGTGGCGGCAGTTGGCAGTTCGAATGTGCAGGATGTTGCCAAAGGGATACTAAACGCCCAGAACCTGTTGAGTGGAAACGTGATTTCCATCCCTCTTCAGAGTCCGTCTGGCGCGAACCGGATCAGTATTAACACGTGCAGTGAAAATCAAGGTATTGGTATGTTGGATCATACCCAAGTTAAAGCCCCAATTTTTGTGAATATCCATAACATGAATGCTTCCCAGACGGTTACTGCTCATGGTCATGTCGACTCGTCTCCAAATGGCTCTCAAGGCATGAATCCTTCCGTGTCGGTAGGCAGCCATGATACATCACCGGCTAATATTGGATTGGCTGTTGATAGAAGTCTGCCTAATGTGTTCCTGATTCAGGGCACTGCCAATTCGCCCAAAATGTTGATTGTGAATGCGGGGAAAAATAACCTTGGACAAATTCCATGTACTTTTGCCAGTCCAGCCCAGCTTAACATCAAGGATGTGTTGTCGTTGGATACTGGCAGTCAGGTTAATGTAGGCGAGCCAAACATTGCTTTGAATAATGAACAGAATCTGTTTCTTCATAAACTTCTGATGGAAGCTCGAGGAAGTTTGAACATTGTTTGCAGCAAAGAAAACAGTCAGCCTGTTAATTCACCTCACGAAACTGTTAGTGCGCCCTCGCAGTGCATGGATTTGGGTAGCCGCGAGAATGTTAATTTGATCAATATGTTGTCGAATAATATTGGTATTTTGAACTCTGTATCTGTGCCAGTGAACTCGCTTCctaaaaacacttcaggtgccGAAGGTGTTGGTGTCCAAGCACAACACATGGATTTAGGAAGTCAGGATAACTTAAACCTGACACAGTTACTGTCAAATAATCACGGAAATTTGAATTCTCAATCCTCGACGATGAACACACCAAAGAACCCTGGACAAGgagatggtggtggtggcacaCATTTACACTGCATGGATCTTGGAAACCATGAAAACATCAGTCTCTCAAATCTTCTTTCAAACAATAATGGGAACATGAATTCCCCACAAGTTCAAGAGAGAATGCAAGCGGGGGAGAATCCTTCCCAGGGGGGTGATGTTCCACAGAATGTTGGAGGCATGCAGCAGCGAATGGATCTTGGCAGTCAGGATAACCTCAATTTGAGTAGTCTCCTTGCGGTGGATAATAAAGGAAATTTGAATTCCGAATCAATTCAAGTGATCGCACAATCGGCCAGGCCTCCCGAACAGATCCTGACGCCCACCAAAGATGAAGTAAAATCCCCCGTCATGATGACGAATACGAACACCGATATGACGCAGCAGGGATCCAATCAGATGACAGCTCACAAGCAGGTGGGTGAGCACGGGATGGAGTCGAGAAGTCCGACTGCGTCGCATGTGATGATTAACAATCAAGGTCAGCTAGTCTCGGAAAACATGGAGGTCTGCCAGCAAGGAAACATGTCTGTGCAGCACGTGCTAAACCAGGCCGGGCAAAACGTAGCCAATCAGAATGTTGGAAATCAGAGTATGGCTGGTGAGAACATGTCTGGGCAGAGTATGGCCGGTCAGAACATATCTGGCCAGAATATGGCTGGGCAGAACACAGATGGACAACAGTTGGAGAGTAGAATGGAGATCAGCATTCAAGAGAATTACAGTGCTAATCAAGCTAATGGGAAGAATGTGTCGCAGGCTTCAACAAGtatgtttaatgaaatttaaatttttattttttattaggaTAATATGTTggttaaaaaaagtaaagtgaTTTGTATTTCAATGTTAAAGTTAGTAAAATAATGAActatatttgccaaattcagttttaatttgcatttggtTATTTTGCAAATAACAGGTTAACCATGCATAATTAAAGTTGGAAGGTGATACAAACATAAAATTGTAACTGCTTACCTTCTTTATCCCAAGACTGATGTCATCGGTGGGTCATTTTTAGTTTGCACAATTCTTGTTTTAAGAAATTGCTTTGGACGTTTTTGTCACTGAATGTTACATTCGAAAATGTGAAAAACGAATCCTCCTATTTTCCCGTGAAACTGATTTGGGGTGTACATatttttacagtattaaaaGTGGGCATGAACACAGTCTATATTTTGTGGATAAAAATTCATCctaaattcattaatttatgcatcatatttttattgtttcagaTTCGGCAACCAGTGGGACGGTCAACACAACCGTAGGCTTGCCATTAGACCTTCACAACATATGCCTGGACACGTTTCagaatgttccactgaatatgGGCAACCTCAATCAACAGGCCGTTTTCTCGACAGCCACCTCATCCTCGCTGAATGTCCAGCTGAAATCGCCCACCAGTGCTGGAGCCAACCAGCATCCCATGTCGACGACTTCCGTGTTCTCAACACAAACGAACAACTTCAACAGTATCTCCATCTCAGAAACGACCGACAACGCGATCACACAACTTAATAATCTCGGTGCTGAAAGCCAGCTGAGCGAACCGAGTTTAAAGCTGTCCCAGCCATGTACACTGAACGTGTCTTCACAAGGGTCCATGCTTCGCCGAATGCTGACGGGTGACTGCGACGACGCTTCCCTCTCCCCTAGTTCTCCCATATCTAATCCCGAAAACCAGTTGGAGTCGCCCAGGGACCTCTCGTCGCCTAACAACTTCTTCCAGGACATGACCACTCAGTCGACGTTGATCAACAATGCAGAGAAGCTGCACCTCAGCTCGGATGCGTACGTTAAAGACGAAACCAGCGACGGTTTCAATCTCATGATGACGCCATTCCAGACCGAAGACAATACAAATGTTCCAAACAAAATTCACAAAGGTTGCCGAGACGACGATGCCCATTCGTCAAGGTCCGACCCTATCTGTGTCGACAAGTTGTTCGATGCCAATGGAGCGTCGTCGACGACTAGTTACGAGTTCACAAAGTTTGGCTCGGACATTCCAGGTGTTTTCAAGTTCGGTCTTTCCAGCAAAGCTAGTACTGTGAGTACAAGCTGTACAAACACCAGGTAAAGGATCTTTTTGTTGTTGCATCCCTAGCGAGTTGTTAATATTTATTAGTTGTTCAAGAAATGATGACATGGGGAAGGTAAGACTCTTAAGAGGCACAATATATAGGTGTATAGGCTCCCATTGTAGGGTGGGGGGCTGAAGTACTGACGTTtgctcgaatctggataacattttaATCATATTTTCTTTGCTATCAAAATTGCATAAACACGGTATGAGCAAAACGATTGTTCCTGATGTCTGGCAGACACATTGGCAGATATGATTTTAAAATCCTGAGGATGACGTCGCAGCATCATGGTGGGGAGTCATCCTGGTTATAAAGTTGTAGAACACTGTCCTAAGCATAATGTCGTACTCCATTAGCGCTGCTAAGAGCCTGTGAATGAATTAGCTTTGAAATTGGATTTCTCTTGGCAAGCCACatgatttcaaattttatgggaGCACTTTTTGGTACTGTGCTCTGTTACCATCGGAATCCAAGGGAAgctgttttatgtgtatattgggacaatatttcaaattctTGGGCAACGGTtaaaccggaagtcagttcacgtgagttttacttgggtaaccgattgttcggttacgtgaatatagttctagTAACCAATCAGTTATACCTGCCTAACTATAAAACACAGACCTACGGTtctatgcatatatattttgaatttgacttctgttacttttaattttagaagttaattgttcaccacgtaacccaATTGGCGGTTcacatgattttaaagttgcgtaaccgacacatGAACAGAACAGCGGttctcatgaaatattgtgctctTGTATAATGTACATAATGCGGTTTTTTCTGGTTTGTTTTCAGGGCTGTTCCTTCGATTGTTATGAATATGTCTCAGGGTGGTGAATCGCTGAAATCTGTGGTCCCCCCACCTGCTAAGCCTGCAGGACACAGCAAGAAGGTCAAGGATCCTAGTCTGAGCAGTCATTTTCCGAACAAAAGTCATGGCTACGAACTACAGATCGTCAGTCAACCGGAAGAACAACATCGCGCCCGGTATTTAACTGAGGGAAGTCGCGGAGCAGTCAAAGACAGGTCGCAACAGAATTATCCAATTGTTAAGGTTTGTTTCTAAATAAAGAGTCTCTGTACATCAGCTAGTGTGAATTTTCTTTGATTCCATATAACAATAATGAAACAATAACAATCCatgtatgaaataaataatacacacattTATGAAATACAAAAAACCACATTATTTACGAAAAGCACACATAAATGTGTTTATGCATTTTATACATTGTGACAGCATGTAAATTATGTATTACTTAGACAACccctcctacccccccccccatcccttaCCCCCCAgtccccctacaaaaataaatgatacataattacactttttttttctctaaaaattataatttaaaaaatcaatttttttatttcacgtCTATAACTGATGAATATGTCATTTTTGTTCATAATAGGCCTATAAGCATTCaaataagtataaatgtatgGGTTAagctaaaaacattttttataaaatggggAAACACTTCATGttccatgtaaatgatgtcctaaattctGTGTGCATATGAAAATTAAGTTGTGTAAATTAGGAAATGTGCAGgcaattttcagaggcttgGCTCACACATTTTGAAGTGTGTCCAGATTCTTATATTAAATTTCACAGTGGATTTTATTCTTACTATTTCCTGTTTGTTACAGTTGCATGGCCACAATGAGGCGGTTAAGCTCCAAGTGTTTGTTGGATGCGAGACGGGGCGAATGAAGCCGCATGGTTTCTATCAAGCATGCAAAGTGGCTGGAAAGAACTCGACTCCGTGTATTGAGAAAGAAATCGATGGCACCATGGTTATTGAGTTGGACATTAATACATCCAGCGACATGACAGCAAGGTAGTGTAGCATAAATGgccacatatacacacactcacacccaTGTAAGTTACTAGTGTTTtgacagtacatgtatttatttaatgctggaccggcctcggtggcgtcgtggttaagccatcggtctacaggctggtaggtactgggttcggatcctagtcgaggcatgggattttaaatccagataccgactccaaaacctgagtgagtgctccgtaaggctcaatgggtaggtgtaaaccacttgcaccaaccagtgatccataactggttcaataaaggccatggtttgtgctatcctgactgtgggaagcgcaaataaaagatcccttgctgctaatcggaaagcgtagcccatgtagtggcaacagcgggtttcctctcaaactctgtgtggtccttaaccatatgtctgacgccatataaccgtaaataaaatgtgttgagtgcatcgttaaataaaacatttctttctttagttaATGCTGGAAACAGAATTACGTTGAACATTTTTGTATGGAAATACCTTAATTTGTTACGGTACAATGTGTATCAAACAAAttactgggggtggggtgtcacaaaattctaaaaagggcaaCTTTTAGTAGGCTAATGAGCTGAACCTCCAAAGAGAGCAAAGTCTGTTGTTGATGGTTCAGGGACATGAGTCTTGGAAaatgtgggggagggggcaggacatagcccagtggtaaagcactcgcttgatgtgtggtcggtttaggatcgatccctgttggtggccctattgggttatttctcattccatccagtgctgcacaactggtgtaacaaaggccgtggcatgtactatcctgtctgtgggatggttcatataaaagatcccttgctgttaattgaaaagagtagcccatgaaatggcgacagcgggtttcctctctctatatctatgtggtccttaaccatatgcctgatgccatataaccataaataaaagtgttgagtgcgtcgttaaataaaacatttccttctttccttggaaaatgttaaaataaacatttcgcAGACGTGTTGTTAAGCTAGTTCTGGATAACGTTGCGTTTACAAAAAGGTCATTAAAAAGATTACTGTAATGGGTGAGTGTAGGTGGATGGGGAGGTCCTCGAACAGTATGAAATTATTAGCAGCCTGGTTCTAACCACATTTCAAGTTAGTTCCTAGAAGGAAAcactaggggggggggggggggggggggggggggggggaatgactAAAGTTGTATGGTTTGATTTCTTGGTTAACTTCTATTGACTAAAGTTGTATGGTTTGATTTCTTGGTTAACTTCTATTTatatgtagtattttattttttcagaatAATTATCTTGATGCCTACTAAACCTAATTGGCCTATAAGTTGACACATTCTGGGAGTAAAATTTGATTCCTGTTTCAACTGAAAATTTATTAGTAACTactgtttaatgatttaaacttgtgtagcgatctctgaaacttgtgtagcaaaTCATGACACAATACTGAATAAAAACGTTCCCGGATCCCACCACTTATGTCATGCACTGACATTAACTCAgaattaaattttcatttgttaacaGTGTGGACTGTGTTGGAATTCTGAAGTTGAGAAATGCTGATGTTGAGAAGAGAATTGGCGTCACCAAGGCACGAGCAAAGAAAAAGAACAGCACGCGTGCACGCCTGGTTTTCCGCACGACCTTCCAGAAGTCCGATGGACACTACATCACTCTACAGGCTGCATCTACACCCATTCTTTGtagtatgtttttttaaattaaaattagatattttgttttaaaaacaaacaaaaaacctacttctgtgaatgaaggtaatgTTAACCTTGCAGAAAgtaacgaatgaatgtttaacaacaccccagcacattggcTATTGATTGACAAAAAGGCAaacttgaaaatatttattgcatgaACTTGGTTAAAAATGCTTTGTGGTATTATTCTGTTTGAGAGGTAAGTATTCTTCTaaaaggggcaggatgtagccagtggtaaagtgttcacttgatgcgcggtcggtctaggatcgatccccgttggtggaccaattgggctatttctcgttccagccagtgctccacaactggtgtaacaaaacccgtggtatgtactatcctgtctgtgagatggtgcatataaaagatcccttgctgttaatcgaaaagagtagcccatgaagtggcgacagcgggtttcctctctcaatatctgtgtggtccttaaccatgtctgatgccatataaccataaataaaatgtcttgagtgtattttaattttttttaaatatttattcacagaacccctgtttacatttgttttctgtCCCAACCACAGGGATGAAGTGACAGagttaaaatacaaaattaaacatcATTTAGGTATACATATCGAAATTTTCATTcagtatttacaattgttattatCACGAAGTTATACGTGTATGTGTGAATATTAATGATACAGATAGAAAAAAGATTGTATATTATTTAGCCCGAGTTCTCATAGTTTATAATTTTGGACTAgacatgtaaaataattatttaaaaattgactATACAAAATGGCTTCCATCATGAATTTGTTATTCTAGGTTGGGGTGTTAAAAAAAGGTTGTTCGTACTTATGgttggggggaaaaaaaggttTTACATATTTCCGgtgattcattttgttttgaataagCTTTTTCTCCAGAATACAGCCCTAATGAATTTGTTCTGTATAATATGAAgcttagttttgttttaatcgTCTATTCCAGCTCAGCCTATTGGACAGCCTGAGATTCTGAGGGTGAGTCTGCTCGAGGCGACTGTCGACGGAGGACAGAGCATGTTCATTATCGGGAAGAATTTCCTGAAAAACACGCAGGTCTTCTTCCAGGAGGTCGTCATGGAGAACGGAACCATTCTCTGGGAGAAAGAGGCCAGCATTGAGCAAGAATTCTTTCAACAGGTAAAACAGGTCCTCATCTGTAGcagggcggggcgtagctcagtggtaaagtgctaaagtgctcgcttgatgcgcggtcagtctaggattgatcccagtcggtggacccattgggctgtttctcgttctagccggtgcaccatgactggtatgtacGTGTTATCCAGTCTGAAatagtgcataaaaaagatcccttcttactaatggaaaaatgtagactccaaatgaccatatgtttcacaactaatagccgatgattaataaatcagtgtgcactagtggtgttgttaaacaaagcaaaacttTTCATCTGTAGTATTTCTGATATGGTAGGGGAAGGagcggtgtgggatcaatccccgtcagtgggcccattgggctacttctcgttacagccagtgcaccacgactggtatatcaaaggccgtgatatgtactaccctgtctgtgggatggtgcatataaaagatcccttgctgctaatcgaaaagagtagcccatgaagtggcaacagtgggtttcctctcttaatatctgtgtggtccttaaccatatgtctgatgccatataaccgtaaatacaatgttttgagtgcgtcgttaaataaaacataattctttctttctttggtagGGGAAGGAAAAAGACCGAAGAGAGGGAGCATTTGGGGTGTACTAATGGGACTTCTATGAAATCtgtcaaataaattaatttaaaaccaCTGAAGCACAGTGTGGCATATAGACACCAACATCGCTATCAAATATTCCTGGGTCTCACAACATTAATTTACTTCTGTCAAAGAGATTAGTctgtgttgaagtttgttttgtttaacaacaccactagagcacattgatttattaatcatgggctattggatatcaaacatttagtcattcagacagtcttggagagaaaacccaGTAAATTGTTTCCATTAAAaaccagggatcttttatatgcaccatcccacaaacaggatagcacataccacatcctttgatataccgtgaaacctctcaaaaccggaccctctgtaaacatgAATTCCCtaaaaaccggatgtttttcatggtccctttttaaatatctgtacagaagagaacctctctaaactggatacctcttaaaactggactttttacttggtattATAAGGGTGTCCAGTTTGGAGAAGTTTCAATGtatcagctgtggtgcactggttggaatgagaaataacccaatggacccactgactgGTTGACCTCGTATCAGGCAAGTGCTATATCACTTGCCTCTGTATCGTCCCCTAACTTGAGGAAATTAGGCTGTGTATTTggtgtaaatttgtaaaaattgtcacctacagtttttgttttaggGCTTATGGACATTTATTAGCCATTTtagaaatgttaattttaaaactaaaagtgATAATTTGCAATAAGATTTTGATACAACttcagttaaaatgtttttcataacTTATTTTCAGCCACATCTCATTTGTAGGACTCTgcaatacagggcttctagaatttttataaaaatctacTAGCTTTGATcagtgatttaattttttttactagccacgattaaaaattgaCTAGCCCTACTTAAAGTAAATACAAtgttactaatagtaataatcggatatgttaGCCTACCTAAATAGGGAGATTGAGCTTAAAAAGCCTTGGATTTGGAGGatgggcaggatattcatatttacaaaataagacttaaatgctgcatttgacaactttttttcactagccatcgggcatggctaTAGTAGTTATTACTAGCCcaccattgaatatcactagccattaaagtgggcctaccataatctagaagcccttgtgatatttattagacattttatcattttgagaaataataagaataatttgaAACGAGATTTAGTCAAAACTGTagttaacttctttttttttttttaacttgtttttaGACACATTTGATCTGTACGGTCCCCGAGTATCATAACGCAAGTGTTGACAAACCCGTTGACATGCAGATCATTGTGAAATGTCGTGGTAAGCTGAGCGATCCTCACGAGTTTATGTACAAGCCATGTAAGTATTTGACCGGCACTAGACGTTCATTCATCACATTGTGGCTGGTGTAACCTCCTTCATACTGTGAGTGATTAACTTCTTGTAGatgtacaaacaaaaaagaaacaatgtcTCCAATGTATTGTGGAAGCATCTGCGTGCATTTTCTTGAATAAAAATGTAACTGACATTATATTTCTTGGCATGTATGTCAAGGTTAATGGTCGTAACTGTAATCGACTTCTGTATTTTAGTTTAATGCTTCAAAATCTGAAatgattaaatatcatttttattaccAT comes from the Gigantopelta aegis isolate Gae_Host chromosome 14, Gae_host_genome, whole genome shotgun sequence genome and includes:
- the LOC121387996 gene encoding uncharacterized protein LOC121387996 isoform X2: MPSDADHQVDIKIFSETKCNIIKQDIMSMSNNEFQEFFNDQVFGTSLAEAACNHGNSINNQDSSVGTDHQISSNASNVANMSGINGTDESSSLNMQRSTDSYFITVSSPDQVSAMQSLFPSTQSSSSHGATDMLLASASTQRNTLMDNVSTLSNTQCISSNIQTADNVADALTTQTVSMMENNARNGCPQQPANQNNQMNSQQIVMDNSGGNTNVKTMVSADSLNLQQNVNSQNVVRNHGELNSPNVAVAAVGSSNVQDVAKGILNAQNLLSGNVISIPLQSPSGANRISINTCSENQGIGMLDHTQVKAPIFVNIHNMNASQTVTAHGHVDSSPNGSQGMNPSVSVGSHDTSPANIGLAVDRSLPNVFLIQGTANSPKMLIVNAGKNNLGQIPCTFASPAQLNIKDVLSLDTGSQVNVGEPNIALNNEQNLFLHKLLMEARGSLNIVCSKENSQPVNSPHETVSAPSQCMDLGSRENVNLINMLSNNIGILNSVSVPVNSLPKNTSGAEGVGVQAQHMDLGSQDNLNLTQLLSNNHGNLNSQSSTMNTPKNPGQGDGGGGTHLHCMDLGNHENISLSNLLSNNNGNMNSPQVQERMQAGENPSQGGDVPQNVGGMQQRMDLGSQDNLNLSSLLAVDNKGNLNSESIQVIAQSARPPEQILTPTKDEVKSPVMMTNTNTDMTQQGSNQMTAHKQVGEHGMESRSPTASHVMINNQGQLVSENMEVCQQGNMSVQHVLNQAGQNVANQNVGNQSMAGENMSGQSMAGQNISGQNMAGQNTDGQQLESRMEISIQENYSANQANGKNVSQASTNSATSGTVNTTVGLPLDLHNICLDTFQNVPLNMGNLNQQAVFSTATSSSLNVQLKSPTSAGANQHPMSTTSVFSTQTNNFNSISISETTDNAITQLNNLGAESQLSEPSLKLSQPCTLNVSSQGSMLRRMLTGDCDDASLSPSSPISNPENQLESPRDLSSPNNFFQDMTTQSTLINNAEKLHLSSDAYVKDETSDGFNLMMTPFQTEDNTNVPNKIHKGCRDDDAHSSRSDPICVDKLFDANGASSTTSYEFTKFGSDIPGVFKFGLSSKASTVSTSCTNTRAVPSIVMNMSQGGESLKSVVPPPAKPAGHSKKVKDPSLSSHFPNKSHGYELQIVSQPEEQHRARYLTEGSRGAVKDRSQQNYPIVKLHGHNEAVKLQVFVGCETGRMKPHGFYQACKVAGKNSTPCIEKEIDGTMVIELDINTSSDMTASVDCVGILKLRNADVEKRIGVTKARAKKKNSTRARLVFRTTFQKSDGHYITLQAASTPILCTQPIGQPEILRVSLLEATVDGGQSMFIIGKNFLKNTQVFFQEVVMENGTILWEKEASIEQEFFQQTHLICTVPEYHNASVDKPVDMQIIVKCRGKLSDPHEFMYKPYLRNLG